The sequence CAATGCTACTTATTAACTTTCTCCACTAATACGTGCTTTCAACACGCTTCTATCTAAAATTATGTATTCAGTAAGTTAAAATTGTTATATGTCCAGTTATATCTAATCATGTTTTTTCAATACTTCTTTGAAATGTTCCTATCTCTCCTAAAATCATCTCCAGTCAAATCCTTAAACTTCTGCACTAAAGCATCTGTGCATCTGCTATTCACATGTTCAAATCATATCCGTCTTGCTTCTCGCCAtcaaccccccaccccccacccccgaaacaattattttattttagagaagcaataattttaaaaagatttagaTATTCTGCtatgatattttaaataaattgagAATGACAACCTGGACAAACAATAGTTGCATCTTCTTGCCATGCCTACTACATGtgatttgtttcttattttcttcaatgTCTTCGTCCCGAACCCATGATCGGTCTCTGTCCCACttgttttgtttcttgttttcttAAAAACATAATTATGGAGGTTCAACGAACCCATGGTGGAGCCACTCTTGTTCAAAGTTTCTAATAAAATTTTAACGTAAATGGACTATTTTGATGTGTATCTATCTATACACTATATTTCGAGTTTCATTAGCTTTATCGTGTGtttgtttctttatattttagttttcGATAGTGAAAGTTTTCCTTAGGGAATTTCATCATCAAATAAATCAAGAACCAGTAATGAGTCAGACTCTCGTacaatattagaaaaattagacgTGAAATTTCAACATAACCTCAAAAGTTGAGTACTTATTAGGTGAAAATATTCACCCTTTCAATATGTATACCTTATATTCTTGTTCTTTAATAACAAAAGTCGTTAACCACTAGAGTTGGCATAGTAGTTCAGCGTTATGTCCCTTAAGTAAGAAGTCGGGAGTTCGATTCCcgcctctggcgaatggagcaaactctaTGGCCAGTTTCCTACCGCAAAATGTGCTGACcgaggaacggaggattagtctcaccgCTGCtggctgtggggataccttgggaaaccaaaaaaaacagAAGTCCTTCACCCCGAGTTACACATTAAATTGatgcaagtaaaaaaaaaaaagtaaatacatAAAGTATTCTCTGATCTTGGTCGACTTTTTCAAAAAGATACCTAAACAATATTTTCGATCTATTACCTCACGAATCTTACTTAAATCGTTGTAAATACACTATTTTGACCCTCCGCGTGTATACACGCACCTATTGTGCGTGAAAGGCTCAAAATTGACTTTATTTACCAATTAAAAGCTACCAagtataaataattttatctataatttatcttctttttttttaaatcaatatttatttactttttaaaaaaataatatttactttttattccATAAACCCCCCTCCCTCGAacacccccacccacccacacAAAATGCCATTGTCTTCTTCAACACTTGCATATACTACTTCTCTTTTCctccattaaagctccatttaagctaaaaaaaattcaaataatcatttatctattttaattaaGAATCATAAAACTCCATTAAATGAAGTTTCAATCTCATGGTGATGGTGAGTGTGTATCAATGGAGCTGCTGGACGGAGATGGAACATCTCCAAAGAAAATTATTCTTttgacaagaaaataaaaaaaaaagcagaaaGTTTTAATCAAATCAACTAATAGATTACCAAAAAACAACTTACTGCCAACTTTGTAATTTCATATGAATATAGAATATAccgaaaagggcctaaaatgtctTTCAATTATGTGAAATGATGCAAAAATACCTAAAATACCCTTTTTATCTACCTATTTGACCTAAAATGCCCTTTTTGCCTACTTATTGGGaccattttgcccttttatttaagaaaaaaataatcattatataataccacaacttatctttattgAACTACATAAAAtctctatcatttttattaatattaaccaaataaatagttcaaaatatcaattttttgttaTCTAAATTGatatgataaataaaaagaaaaacaacataattagccattttttaaaaaatattacatatacatagccgTATTAGTTGATTTTcagatataacatataaaatatttacttttataacagattctaataaatagaaaaataattatgtattaaattttcatatttgttatttattgtctATTTTTATGGAAGTCATTGtccattcattttttatatactatatcaaaattttatatttttttatttttattgcctACTTTCACGTTGATTCCATAAAAATAAATGgtatatttttatcataaaaattcatggtatatttatattatacaaattaaatttatatcataaaaatacatgatatatttatacaatataaattatatttataccatataaattatatttataccataaacatatattgtatattttctatataaaaagtttataccatgtaatactgaaaatatatatttatatttaataaataatttttaacaagaaaagtacttccGACATAATGAGATATACCATGAACATTTATCTCATaacttatataaaaaatataataataatttaactttgacataaattatatttatacaacaaaaatacatgatatatctgtacttccaacataatgatttttattgcataaatagttatccataaaaaattatgattagttcattatattagaattaaaaatacacgaTAATGATATAATAttagatgattaacatacatgaaaacaaaacGAAACATATACgagtaaataatgaaatacttagtttatttacaaatatttgaattttgaatataagagagagagagtgaaagATTTAAAAGCAggaattattttttcacttttaatttgaagattgaaaatatatctcttaaattaaggtgaattgataattagttataacattaaattagcaattataattatcttttcttatttttttaaatggctatatatgttaaaaaaaaatatttttataatattgaaaaattattattatttatgtaattaagttttaaggataacctttttcttgtaatttgcctaaataaaatGGCATAATAGGCCCAATAGATAAATgaaaagggcattttaggtccaataggtaggtgagaagggcattttaggcccaataggtagacggaggacatttttgcaccattttacatagttAAGAGGCATTTTAGGCCATTTTCCGTAGAATATAAATAAGTGGTGGAGTTTTAATGGAATAATGGAGCTGGACGGGGGTGGGGGTAGGGCGGAGATGTTGGATGGCGGTGAGGGGTGGAGAGGAGATGCTGGACGGGGTGGGAGGGGGGAGAGGGGGTGGGTGgggtgataaataaaataaaaaaggaaaattttattcaaaaatgtaaataaaatataaaattaaatgcaTTTAACACGTGGCAGCATCTGATTGGTGTGTGTATTCACTCTCTTTCTTGTTACTGGAATTCAGCGAAAAATAGTGTATTTGCAACgattcgtggggtaataggtcagaagtatagtttaggtgtttTTTTGAAAAGGTCAATCAATGTCAGAGGGAACTTTACGTATTAGAGTATTTCtctatataaaagaaaaaagagtgtcacataaattgagacgaaaTGAGTAATTTATAGTGGCCCAAAACTTAGCCAAGTGTATTGTTCTaaggaaaagagagagaaagtctGATTTGAAGTGAAATGCAAAAATTGGCTCATTCATGAATTATTGGAGGATTCAATTCCCAATTCCAACATAAACAAACTGAAAGATGATAGGAAGAAAAGACTTGCCATAATTAGAAGATAAATCCCTAAAAGCAAATTCCCATCAATAAGATTTGCTTAGTGCTCCATGTGATTTTATTTCTGTACATTGCTAAAAGATCAGATGCTTGTCATCATCCTTTTTGCAAGTCATGTTACCAACACTACTAagcaaaagaggaaaaaaaaaaaaaacaaagacaaAACTAGAGGTGGGGGGAACAGTTGAAAATGATTGATTCTAACTCATTTCCTTGTTTTTTCTCCTTGTTTGAAAGCAAAAAAAGACCCTTTGCATGTGACCTAGGAGATTTTCCTCCCCTTttttgataatgatgatattCCAGAAGGTATCTGCTACTAATGGGCGGAGACAAGATTTTCACCAAAGAATTTATTGTAATGTGACCTACGATGTGGTTTCCCGATGAAGGGAGTTCAGATGAACCCCCTTCCCCCCACTAGCTTTGCACCTCCTCAAGCATAGGTATCGAGTAGCTCAAATCATCGAGGCTTAGGAAGATGAAAAAGAATCACCTAGCGCTTGTGTCCTAGGGACATTCTTTTCAAGATTTGGCCTTATTAAACTTGGTAACACCATCAATAAAAAATCTTGCAAATGCAAGCAATTACAGAATGCTTTTAGAGACCATTACATGGTAATTTCAagtaaaaatatacaattaattcaCCTATATGTGCCAAGGAACTACAAACAGCTTATATGATATACCTAAAAAGTATAACTCACATTGATATGACTTGAGGAAAAAGGGGGTGgaaaaggaaaaggagaaaaaagaggtAACAAGCTAGTTGTCTACCTACTTCCTTTTCACCTTTGAGGAGCAGGCTTCACAAATGAGAAGTCATCTTCATTCCTAGTAGATTCTCCATTTGTAGGAACATGTACATGAATTTCTGAGTCATCATGACTAATATGTGTAGCAGTTGCAATCTCTGCACGCGTCATCGGTGTTGTTGGATCATTTTCAAGGTCGGATGCTTCTTGATCACTGTAGCCCTGGAAGCGTGAAGAGTGACCGGTAGTTTTGTAACGATGAAGTGCAGCGCCTGCTGGGTGCACGGGTGAGCTCATTGCGGACCTTGGACTAGCACTACCCAGCGTACGGGTAGGGGACCTGTCTCCCCTACCCGTCCGCTTCTTCACAGCCATATGCCACTTCTTCAGTGCTTTGGAGGTTTGCTCATCAAAGATGGATTTTTTCATATGGGATCCCATCTGCAGAAAGGCCAATGCTTTATCTAAATAAACAGCAGATCAAGCTATAAGGCTAGAAATTTCAGTAGTTTTATGTGGTGAACTTTCACCGTTCTATGAGCAATAGCAAATGTCTAAGGTAATATGGCACGAAATAAAATGTAGATACAATTATGCTATTGTTTCAAGAGAAGAGTCTATGATAGTACCTGAGTTATAAGGGCATAAAGTGGAAGAGTGATATAACTGCATAGGAATAAGACTCCCACCCTGTAATACAATGAAGGAATTTGATTTAACGAGAGCAAGATGGATTCGTGAAGCTTAGGAACTACATAATGAATATACCAAAGTGAGTTTCTGTCGCAAGAAACGTACCCTATAACAATTTTTGCAATGACCAGCTCAAACGCCTCGTGGAAGCAAGATTTTAGCCCATACTCATACTACAGAAAAAAGTAGAATTCTCATCTCTATCATAGGTTTATGGCccataaacaaaaagaaaagaatatcttGCAATATCAGATTTTGATCTTTGATACAGGGAGAAGAAATATTACCCATATCCACAGAAAATATGTTATCTGGAATGCATTCTGCAAAGTTAAAAGATATATTAGCATTAGATAAATGCAAAAAAGGAAAGTTTAGCCAAGGGACATACAGAGATTAAGCTATGAAAAGCAAACTATTCCGTGCACCACTTTCCTgattttattttatggaaacTATGTACTTGCAAAGTTGAGCCCAAATGATATGCCTGATTCTCTGGTTTATCAATAATACTTTATTTAGAATTCTGCAAACTGAAAATGCAAACCTGAAATAAGGCAAAATGGATGAGGTGAAGAACCAGTCGTGGTCGACCAAACCAAAAATATTTGTCTGAGGCTTGTACAAGAGGGATTCCTTGAACTACTGCATGTCTCTCTGTGATGTCAAGGGCCATCCTAGTCAAAATAGCCTGAAGCTTTGTTCCAACAGCTAAAATGATCTGAAGAGATTACATTCATAAGAATTTCCCCTAAAAGTAACTCAGGAAGATGAACAACGGAATAAATCTTACAATCAGAGGAATTAAGGATGCCCAGAACAACGCTTGCCACCCTGCAATGGGTCAAATAATTCAGATTATATGAAAACTGTAGTACTCAGACGGAATGGGTAGAGACGAAAATGGAAGAATTAAACAATTTCCAGAAATGGATCCGACCATAGAACATGACTTACCGCTAACATTCAGAAGCAAGAAAAGCACGAATGATGCCCATAAAACTGGACTGCaggaaaaaaaaacaagtaaaaagtCAATCAGAGAGCGAGGAGATTTATGCTAATGACCTCTAACATGCACACACTTGTACGCTGAAAAATTGAGAGAGCAAATAGAACATCTAGCTACCTGACACCGACAACTACCTTGAAATCATCCTCTAATGACCTCTTGATATACTTTTGGAAGTTAAATTTACTTCCAGGAGCAAGATGAACCTGCACAAGGAGGATTTTTAATTTCATGGGAAACAAAGAATTACCAAGGCAGAACAAAACACAAAGAAAACTTACACTAATGAAACCATTGCGCAGGGCCAAATAGTCTGACTTACTGACAGACTTGAAAAATTGTCTGAAGAAGCATCCCTGCATGAATTAAGTTGCAACAATCAGTCGCCTTGGCACTAATTTGGCCTTGAGCTACAAAACTATGAATTCTCAGTTTATTAATGTCTCACAATGTAAAAGAAGATCGGGATCCTTGTCCAGAAACTAGTATGCGCTCTGACAAAAGATGTCTCATGAGTAAGTCTAAATCTTGAAGGATCTGCAAGTCCCAAGAAGAAACACAGTGACAGAGTCAAAACCAAATGGGATGAGCAAATGAACACAGAGAGCAAGCAACTGTACAAAGTTCTGGCTTTACAGCAAGCAAATGTATACCATTTGAAAACTCGTAACTATGGGTTGAAGTCTCTTGCTCCCAACTTTTCCAGCCACGAATCTAAAGAACAAAGTTCAGGCATTTAGCAAAATGGATTATTACCAAGGATAACAGCATCCTAAAATCTAAAAGGAGGGTATCATTTACTAAACAAGCAACCAAGCATGGGAGCATAACCATTTTATCACTCTAGAGAAGTGTTCAATCCCAGTAACATATATGAGCCTTGGTACTTGGTCAACAATAGCTAGGAGTACAGCTGAGCAGTTTTAGGGAAAACAGTTTGAATGatccaaatgaaaaataaaataatttgaacttaACACTGCTATGCCATACCAAGACCAGTTTCTCATGCAATTTAGTTTCCTAACATGTGTCAACCAAGTAAGATTAGAGAAATGATCCAATATGAAGCAGAGAGCACACAGGAATAGCTATGTGTCCTTCCATTAATACCACAAGGGTATTGAATCACTATGAAAAAATTGATTGATCTTGAGAATTAATTGAAAGCCTACTAAAAATCCAGAGTCAATCATTGGGATCGACAATTTTTCTGGATTCCGAAAGACACAGTATAGATGGTAGCTAAAACATAAGAGAGGAATAGCTAAATGAAATATATTGCGAATTACCTTAAGTCTTCCCAGCCACATGGTAATAGCACTGTATAACACATGAAGGACTgccaaaaagaaaataaggatgtGTATTTGATGCAGTGCGTCAACAGTAATGAGAGGTACACGTCCCTGTTATGAATACTTTAGATTAGTTTAGCGAAGAAAGATAATCATGGTGCTAATgctaatataaaatacaacataaaAGTCCAAAATATAGCTGAAAAGGAAGAACCAAAACATAGTGCTAACGGAATGCAAGGATGCTGCATCTGGTAGAACCACAACTTTACCTTCAACTATTAatttcacatgaaaaatttaCCCAAAACCTAACCTGACCTAACAAATTTTATAGGTCTGTAGTCTCTGACATTTGTTAGAACATATATGGTGCTTTTTGGTGGAAGCTGTAAGCCTGTAACTGACCTATGAAGACATGTTTTGGTCATCCTTTCTTATTATAACCAGTGCAAGTCACACCTTTTCAATTTGATGGAGTGAGCAGAATTCTTAGAGAACAAACTTTCCTTAACTTATCTATGCGCAAGATATAGGGACTCATGAATAGCCCAAGCATTGAGGTGATGGACATTCAATGAGTGAATGAACCATTTAGGTTATTTCTAGAACACAACACATGGTCTCACAAAATTTCTGCTCACATATTGCAGATTCAGTATGACATGCCAAACCCCTCTCCGACAACCTAGGGAGGTGATGACGTACTACTGcattacaaaagacagagaacaACAATCATTTTGGATGGATCTTACATATATCAGCTAGTTATCTCAATTCTTTCTTCCTACATCAGACAGGACAACCTAACAATCATTTTGGATGGATCTTACATACATGAGTCCATCAGTTATACACCTATGGAATGAAGGAGCTTCGTGTAAAATGTCTTTAGCAGTTCTTTTTAGTGATGACACCATGTTATTTGAAATGacgcgtcaaaaatcccaaggcaTTTACCAGAACTTTTAGTATGTTTGCTCAAAATGTCTCATAATCTAGGTCAATTGATAGAAGTGAAAAACATTTAGTCTAgtcaccatatctaattcaagaAAGGAATAGTAAACTACCAAAAGCACAACTCTGCCAGAGCCATTTTTGCCATCAGCACTCATTAATACAACTAAATACATCAGTGAAGTTTTACCCACATTATCAAGGGTCATGTACACATTACCTCTTTGCATTTAGGCTCTGCACCAGCCAAAATTCTACGCTCATACCATAAAAGCTTCCTACGGTGTTCCTCCTCCTTTTCAGTATCTTTGTGCACCGCAGGGCATGGCAGCATTGTATCAGCAACACTTGGGGGAATACAAATTCCAGCAATGTAATATTGACTAAATACTAGGGTTAACGAGATGAAACCGAGAATCATCAACTCTGCAATAATTAGATGATTCAATAAAAATGGAAACAAGTCCACTctcaaaaaaaatgataagaagagGAGAACACAAAATCTTACCGGCCTTAACCTTCTCCAAGGCCTCGAAGAGAGCTTTTTTATGCCTGTCAGTCAACCACTGAGAAAAGATTTCATTGTGTCAATTgttaatattttctaaagtagtagtCATTCAAGGAACCAACAAATGAGCTGAGATACTACATCAACTCAGACAATCAAACTAAGCTGTGAAAGTTAAAAACTTTACGACTACAAACTTCAATATCTGTGTAATATCAGAGAAAACTTGTATAGTAAAATGCTATCAAAAGAACAAAAagggaaagaagaagaaaaagaagaagaaaaaaaaagaacaagtcaTTACAATTAaatgaaaagacaaaaaaatgaaTCCAAAGtcgatattattgatattttctgCAGCATAAAGGAATAAGTTCACAAGGCATAACACAAACATTGAACTATTTTTCGCTCTTGTCCCTGGTTTATTGGTCAAAATCAAATAAGATGCACAAAGTAACCTTTTAACACTTTTCACTTAAAGATAAATGCAAGCAAAAGAACATCGAATTACAACAATCAGAAAGCAATGTTGTCCAAGGAACCAATGTGCATAAAACAACTTAAAGGTGCACAAATAATTCCGACCAAGTGAAAAACGGTATTCTTCCTTCTTCTTTGATATGCAACAGAGAAAATAacggtattaaaaaattatcccGGAAGCACACATATAAAGAGTTAATATTACACCAGAAGCTGAAACAACAGAAACACAATCACGACTGTCCCTCTAGACTGGTTTGGCTATATGAATTCTCAGTATCAACGCCGCTTAATTTGGATCCACTTCACTCCTTTGTTCAAACCTATACCTTTTGCGACAAATTAGGAATTCACTAATGGCTAACTCATCTGTGCCAGGTAAGCAAACATGAGCTCAACACAAATATCCATTGTAAAACCATGATTACCTATAGCTCCCCTATATCTACTCCCACAAATCTCACTCTTGTGATCACTCCTTTATGCGTTAAACTTTATAGACGATAACAATGTTTTATAGTCAAGACGCGGGCAAGCAGGCTCTGCCACCATCGTTATATAAAGGACGCGATGTTTGTCAACAAGCATCTGAGCAATTAAGAACAGTTTGTAGGTTCTAGAGTTTATTATAACTTGGAGGAAGAACATGATTTCACTTCCAATTTGGCAAGGCAAGACCTCCACAGACAAATGATGCTGCTTTAGGTTGCAAATTAAAAAGTCAAATTATCAAACATAGCTGCAAATCAAAACCCTTTAACACCAAACAAGGAAACAAGAAAGAGAACTACTACAGCCTACAGGTCCCACTTCAATAAAAGCTCTTGGCTAGGACTTCTCAGTAAAAGAACAAAACAACAAAGCAATTAAGTAAAGATAACATCTTTTCACTAAAACCAGAATATCTAGCAGAAACATCAACACAGAATTCGAGAACCGTTATTCCTAAAAGCAAAACAAGAAGGTCAACGAGCGTGGGGGGCGGG comes from Capsicum annuum cultivar UCD-10X-F1 chromosome 2, UCD10Xv1.1, whole genome shotgun sequence and encodes:
- the LOC107859762 gene encoding MLO-like protein 10 is translated as MAGGGDSTSRELDQTPTWAVAGVCAVIILISIALEKIIHKLGTWLTDRHKKALFEALEKVKAELMILGFISLTLVFSQYYIAGICIPPSVADTMLPCPAVHKDTEKEEEHRRKLLWYERRILAGAEPKCKEGRVPLITVDALHQIHILIFFLAVLHVLYSAITMWLGRLKIRGWKSWEQETSTHSYEFSNDPSRFRLTHETSFVRAHTSFWTRIPIFFYIGCFFRQFFKSVSKSDYLALRNGFISVHLAPGSKFNFQKYIKRSLEDDFKVVVGVSPVLWASFVLFLLLNVSGWQALFWASLIPLIIILAVGTKLQAILTRMALDITERHAVVQGIPLVQASDKYFWFGRPRLVLHLIHFALFQNAFQITYFLWIWYEYGLKSCFHEAFELVIAKIVIGVGVLFLCSYITLPLYALITQMGSHMKKSIFDEQTSKALKKWHMAVKKRTGRGDRSPTRTLGSASPRSAMSSPVHPAGAALHRYKTTGHSSRFQGYSDQEASDLENDPTTPMTRAEIATATHISHDDSEIHVHVPTNGESTRNEDDFSFVKPAPQR